The window CCTTTTTCATACAATTGAACAAATACAGTATTAACAGCATCTGATAGACCTTTGTCGAGTGTGAAACGTTCACGAGAATAGTCTAATGCAAGGCCAAGCTTCGCCCATTGTTGGCGGATATGCCCAGCATACTCTTCTTTCCATTCCCATGTTTTTTCGAGGAATTTTTCACGTCCTAAATCATAACGTGTAATACCGTCTTCACGCAGTTTGGCCTCCACTTTTGCTTGTGTTGCAATACCCGCATGGTCCATACCTGGCAACCAAAGTGCATCATAACCTTGCATACGCTTCATACGCGTTAAAATATCTTGTAAAGCTGTATCCCATGCATGACCAAGGTGCAATTTCCCTGTTACGTTTGGTGGTGGAATAACGATTGAATACGGTTCTTTACCGCTTTCAGGTTGTGCTTCGAAAAATTTACCTTGTAACCACCACTCATAGCGACCCGCTTCAATAGACTGTGGATCGTATTTCGTCGGCATTGAAATGTTTTCTGTCATCTTGACTCCTCCTGTTGACTAATAATTTTTGAAATAAATCAATTGGTCTAAAACGAATTTTCTGTCCAGATTTTCCATTGTGTCTACACAATGAACTCCTTTGAAAATCTGCGATATTTACCAGAGACTTTATTGCCAAAGAAATTGTTTAAACAAGATTTTTGGACAATAAAAAAACTCCTAGCGTCTACAAAAGGACGAAGGAGTTTAGTTCGCGGTACCACCTTTAATTCCAGCAGGTTTAAGTCAAACGCTCACGTACAACCTCATTTTTTATGACAGCGCTTTTTACTAGCCCTAGTCACCAGAAAATAACGATTTATACTTGATTTGCTTATACTTACTTCTACTGGCTCTCAATTCGATAACGGTGTTTAACCGGCTTTAACTACTATTAGTTCACTAAAGCTGCTCGAAGGCTACGTTCAATTATGCACAAATAGAAACTTTTCAGCTACCGTTTCCTCTCTAAATATGTGCGAATAATTTACTCTTCCCTGTCATAGCATCTATATTCGACTTTCCACATTGTAACGCAAAATCGTGCACTTTTTCAAGTGATTTAGTTATTTTAGCTAGTCTGTTTAAAGTAAATAGAAAAGGAAGTGAATATTCATATGCGACGACGTAAATACAATCCCTGGTTTTTACCACCTTGGCTACGACAAATTCGTTTCTATTGCAGAACGATTATTATACCGATTTGTGCATTTCAGTTTGTGCGGGTCATCATCGTACCAACTTCTGGCGATTTGATCTTCTTATTACTACTGCTTCTTCTTTGCTATTTACTTTTGAATGATGTCATTTGAAGCACGTACTTTTAACGGTGTATAGTTTTCCGTTAAATCCCAAATCATTGTTGGTACTTCATCCCAGGAACTGGACTCGCGCACAGCCGTATGATTAGAGGATTCCCTTAGCACTATTTTTTGCTCAACAGGAGCCGGTTTTTCTACATGAACAGCAACCTCTACAGGAGCAGCCTGTTCTTCTAAAACTAAAGCTTTTTCAACTACTGGCTCTGACTCACTAAAAATACTTGTAACTGTCCATTCCAACTGACACATTTGATTTGCAAGTGTGGGCCGAACATCTTTTACCATCAAATCTTCAATAGCGGCATCTTTCGGTAAATCAACATGTAAAGGTACAGCATACTCAAAATACCCTGTATCCCCTTGAATATCAAGTGCATCAATTTTAACTAAATCTTCAACATCCTTAAAATTTTGCAAGTCTTGAAAATCAAAGCGAACATGTGAAGTAATATGATAAATACCGACTAAACGTACTGAATCATCCAGCTGCATGGCTTGCCACTGTGGCTTAATCTGTACAGCTGCTATTTCTGTTGGGCAACCATACCCTGGAAAACAAAATGTCTCACGCATATTCCAAGTTTTCTGTTCGATAATAATCCCTCCCTTTGCATCATATGACTTTCGAGAAGGTTGTATGCTTTAGAACAAGTTAGATGTTGTTGGTTTCGCGATACTTTTTCTGCAAATATGGCTATTTCTATAGCAGACATAAAAGAGGCGTCTAAAAAATCATTCAACCTTTATATCTTTCTACTGTTTAAAAATACGTTATATTTTCCATTCCCAAAGCAGTAGCGGCAGTAGCAATCTACGCAATTTTTACCTTAATATCAAAAAATAGCATACTAGGAAGGACTCCTAGCATACTATTTTCACTTTGGAACAGCCTCTTTTTACTTTGATCGCACTAAATGTTAAGAAGACTCCTAACCTGAAATAAAGATAGAAATAGATTTCGACGCCTGTTACACTGAAACCATTAGCATGTCCCCGGCGTCGAAAATCTCCATCGATTAAAATTGTTCTTTATACGTTTACCATTTTTATTTTATTTGCCACTCGATCCGTTAACATTTGAGTTGCTTTCGGTACAATCGGTTTAAAAATTGGGTTTAACACAGGTCCTGCTAATCCGCCTGCAGTTACTTCTAAAAAGCCTGTCATTTTTGTATTGCCTGCGTCAATGCTTTCAGCAAGGAAATAGCCATTTCCTGAGAAATTATCAGATATACCTTTTAACTTAAACGTTACTTTCGAAGGTGCTATCCATTCTAAAATAGTAATCTCTACTTCTACTGTTTTTTTCAGTACACCTACATTCCCTTTAAATGTCCATGTAGAATTCTTATCATCTATCATCGTATGCGCACTATAACCTGGAACAAGTTTTGCCCATTTCTCCATATTGCTAACGAAATCCCATACATTTTCAATCTCTACGGGTACTTCCACTGTATGTGTGCCTGTTGCCATATAAAACCACTACTTTCTTTTCTGAATAGCTTTATTATAAATGATTTCGCCCTCAATTTGGCTATGCTGAAAGTTATAATTTTGACAAAAAAAAGCCACCAAAAATGGATGGCTCTAAGTATATATTATTTTGCTAGTTGCGCAAAGACTTTATGGAAGGCATCTACCGTTTTTGCGATATGCTCCTCTGTATGAGCGGTAGAAATGAATAAACCTTCAAATTGAGATGGCGGTAAGAAGATACCTTCCTCTGCCATTAGACGGAAATATTCGGCGAATAATTGTAAATCAGACGTTTTTGCTGAAGCAAAGTCAATTACTTCTTCATTCGTAAAGAAGAAGCCAATCATTGAACCAGCTCGATTTACTGTATGTGGAATATTGTATTTAGTCGCAGCAGCTCGGAAACCGTTCTCTAGTTGATCTCCTAATTTTGTAAAATACTCATAAGAGCTTACATCAAGGCGAGACAAAGTTTCATAACCGGCCGTCATCGCTAATGGATTACCTGATAGAGTCCCTGCTTGGTAAATAGGACCTGCTGGTGCCACTTGCTCCATAACTTCTTTTTTACCAGCGTATGCACCAACAGGAAGTCCACCGCCAATAACTTTACCTAGCGTTGTTATATCTGGTGTTACCTCGAAATAACCTTGTGCACAGCCATAATCAACACGGAAGCCAGTCATCACCTCATCAAAAATCAGAAGTGCGCCATGCTCTTTTGTTAAATCACGTAAACCTTGAAGGAAGCCTGGTTGTGGTGGGACGACACCCATATTGCCAGCTACTGGTTCAACAATTACTGCGGCAAGTTCAGTACCAAATTTTTCAAAAATTTGTTTTGCACTGTCTAAATCATTGTACGCCACTGTTAATGTATTACGAGCAATGTCAGCAGGCACACCAGGGCTATCAGGTAAACCTAATGTCGCCACACCAGAACCAGCCTTAATAAGTAACGAGTCACCATGACCATGATATGAACCTTCAAATTTTAATATTTTATCACGCCCTGTAACACCACGTGCTACACGTAAGGCTGACATCGTTGCCTCTGTCCCTGATGATACAAAACGAATCATCTCCATACCAGGTAAACGGTCCAATACTAATTTGGCTAGTTTATTTTCCGTATAGCTTGGCGCTCCAAAAGAAGAGCCTTTCGCTGCTGTTTCAGCAATCGCTTTTACGACTTCTGGGTGAGTATGCCCCAAAATAAGAGGTCCCCATGATAGTACGTAGTCAATGTATTCATTGCCATCAATGTCTCTAATAATTGCACCGTGACCAGATTCCATGAAAATCGGGTCCATGTTTACTGATTTGAATGCACGTACCGGGCTACTTACGCCACCTGGCATTAAGTTGACAGCTTCTGCATATGCTTGTTTTGATTTTTCGTAAGAACGCGCCATTTATTTCTCCTCCAACCAACGTGCTACATCTTTTGCATGATACGTAATGATTAAATCTGAACCTGCACGCTTCATGCCTAGTAATGTTTCAAGCACTACTTTTTTCTCTTCAATCCAGCCATTAATAGCTGCAGCTTTGATCATTGCATATTCGCCTGAAACGTTATAAGCAACAATCGGTAATGGAAAGTTATTTTTTACATCTCGAATTATATCTAAATAGCTAAGAGCTGGCTTAACAATTAAGAAATCTGCACCTTCTGCAATGTCTGATTCTGCTTCACGGAATGCTTCCATACGGTTCGATGGATCCATTTGGTATGATTTACGATCTCCAAATTGTGGTGCTCCATCAGCTGCATCACGGAATGGACCATAGTAGCTTGAAGCATATTTTACTGCATATGACATAATCGGCACATTTTCAAAGCCTGCTTCGTCTAATCCTGCACGAATAGCTGTGACAAAACCATCCATCATATTGGATGGTGCAATAATATCTGCCCCTGCTTTAACTTGAGATACCGCTGTGCGCGCTAAAACGTCTAGTGAAGGATCGTTTAAAATTTGATCACCTTCAATTAGGCCACAATGGCCGTGATCTGTAAATTCACATAGGCATGTATCTGCAATAACTAATAGTTTTGGATGACGTGTTTTAATAAGACGAGTAGCTTCTTGTACGATACCGTGGTCATGGAATGCACCTGTACCTACCGCATCTTTTTCTGCTGGTAAGCCAAATAGAATAACTGCTGGAATCCCTAAAGCCACAACTTCATCAATTTCAGCACCAAGTTTATCTAATGAAAATTGGAAAACTCCTGGCATAGAATGAACTTCTTTTTTAATATTTTCGCCCTCAATGACGAAAATCGGATAAATTAAGTCTTCTTTGTGTAAGTAAGTTTCTTTTACCATAGATCGCATCGCTGCACTCGAACGCAAACGACGATGTCTTTGAAATTGTAATTGTGTCATGTTCTTTCCTCTACTTTCATTAATTCCTCAATGACTGCTTGCATAGTATATACACTTGGCATAACATCCACGCTAGCACCATGATTTAAAATAGCTGCCTCTGTAATATGACCGATTGCCGCCACACGAGTTGCTTCCCACCCTATTATTGATGCTACATCCATTGCATAAACATCGACAGCAGATGGGCTAGCAAAAACCACAGTTACATCCTCATGTGAACGAATACAGTTGATAATTACTTGTTTTTGGTCGTGACGTTCAATCGTTTCATAGACCGTCCATTCCTTTAGTTCAAACGGTAAGCCTTCCTTTAATGTCTTTTTCGCTTTTTCACCACGAATAAATAAACATGTTGGATTGTCTCCCGCTACACCCGGAAATTCTTTGACAAATACATCTGCACTAAACACTGAAGGCATAAAGCTGACATGAAAGCCTAGCTGTTCTAATGCTTCAGTTGTTTTTGTACCGATGGATGCAATTTTCCCTTGAAAATGCCTTGCGTTTAAATTAAATCGTTTCATTTTACTGGCAAAAGCATCTACTGCATTTTGACTCGTAAAAATGAGCCACTTAAATTGACGTGCAAACTCTAAATGCACATCATCATTTCTATCTATTAGTTCGCAGGTTTCAATCAATGGGGTAATGACTGCTTGGCCACCTAAAGCTTTTATGTCATCAATAATTGTTGAAGTTTTAGATGTACCTGTCAAAATTATTTTTTTACCTTTTAAAGGTAAACTATTTTGCATCTTGCTCTGCCTTTACACGTTGAATTAAATCAAAGGCCCCTTGCTTCGTTAAAATATCGGCAAGTTCTTTCCCAATAACTTCTGGTTTTGAGCCTACCACTGTTTCTTTATAAATCACCGAAGCATCTGGCGCTGCAACTAAACCTGTAAGTGTAAGTTCTTCCCCATTCGATTTTGCATACCCTGCGATAGGTACTTGACAGCCACCATCCATAGCTGCTAAAAAGGCACGTTCAGCATGTGCTTCTTGCCATGTAGCATTATCTGTTAATTTAGCTAGTTCAGCTAATAGTTCAGCATCATCTTCGCGACATTCAATACCTAAAGAGCCCTGCGCTACCGCTGGTAAACAATCTTCTACAGATAAGAATTCAGTGACAACATCTTCGCTCCAGCCAAGGCGCTTTAGTCCTGCTGCCGCTAATATGATAGCATCATATTCTTCTGTTTCAAGTTTCGCTAAACGTGTATCTACATTTCCACGAATCCATTTAATTTCTATATCTGGGCGTACCGTTAAGAGCTGAGCACTACGACGAAGAGAACTTGTCCCAACAACAGATCCTGCTGGAAGATCTGTAAATTTTATATGTCCTTTTGAAATAAAGGCATCTCGTGCATCTTCACGTGGCGGAATACAACCAATGACTAATCCTTCTGGCAGTACTGCAGGCATATCCTTCATTGAATGCACCGCAAAGTCAATTTCTTTATCATACAGTGCTTGTTCTATTTCTTTCACAAAAAGCCCTTTGCCACCAACTTTAGAAAGTTGAACATCTAAAATTTGGTCTCCTTTTGTGACAATTTCCTTCACTTCAAATTCGAATGGCGCACCTGCTGCCTTTAGCTCATTAATGAACCAATTTGTTTGTGTTAATGCCAGCTTACTTCTCCTAGAACCTACAATAATTTTTCTCAACAGTCTCCAACCTTTCTTCTAATACCATAAATGGAATCGCGATAAACTACTTCCTAAAAAGAAATTGACGACAACTAATAAATACGCGTAAATATGCACCCACGCATAATTCGTGCCTGTCAGTTTACCTTTACGATTCACATATAAAATACAGCAATACAAAACTAATATGATAAAAGACCCAATTATCTTCGCATCAAAAATAGATAAACTCTCTAACGTTAGTAGTGCCCATTCAAACCCTAAAATTAAACTTATAAATAACATTGGAATGCCAACAAAAAATGAAATATTCATCCAATTGCTCGTTTGTTGTAATGATGGTAAACGCGTCCATAAATATGACCATTTTTTTTGTTTAAGTAAACGATATAAAACTAAATACAATATCGCAAAAACAAATGTCAGTGTAAACGCTGCGTACGATAAAATTGCAAAGGAAATATGAATAAAGAGCATTTCTGAAATTAATGTTTCGCCAACTGCTCCAGTCGGTCGTTTCGGCATAAATGTAAAAATACTAGCGAACACAAATCCTAGTATATTAATGATAAATACCGGCAAATCGACCCTTGCTATACAATGAAGAATAATCGACAGCGTCACTAATAGCCATGAGTAGAATAGAATTCCCTCATACAAGGATAATATTGGAAAACGTTTCGTTTCCACAAAAGTTAATAAAATAATGGCACTTTGAATTACCCATACAAATGAAACTAGCCAAAAAGCA of the Lysinibacillus fusiformis genome contains:
- the hemL gene encoding glutamate-1-semialdehyde 2,1-aminomutase; its protein translation is MARSYEKSKQAYAEAVNLMPGGVSSPVRAFKSVNMDPIFMESGHGAIIRDIDGNEYIDYVLSWGPLILGHTHPEVVKAIAETAAKGSSFGAPSYTENKLAKLVLDRLPGMEMIRFVSSGTEATMSALRVARGVTGRDKILKFEGSYHGHGDSLLIKAGSGVATLGLPDSPGVPADIARNTLTVAYNDLDSAKQIFEKFGTELAAVIVEPVAGNMGVVPPQPGFLQGLRDLTKEHGALLIFDEVMTGFRVDYGCAQGYFEVTPDITTLGKVIGGGLPVGAYAGKKEVMEQVAPAGPIYQAGTLSGNPLAMTAGYETLSRLDVSSYEYFTKLGDQLENGFRAAATKYNIPHTVNRAGSMIGFFFTNEEVIDFASAKTSDLQLFAEYFRLMAEEGIFLPPSQFEGLFISTAHTEEHIAKTVDAFHKVFAQLAK
- a CDS encoding valyl-tRNA synthetase, whose protein sequence is MRETFCFPGYGCPTEIAAVQIKPQWQAMQLDDSVRLVGIYHITSHVRFDFQDLQNFKDVEDLVKIDALDIQGDTGYFEYAVPLHVDLPKDAAIEDLMVKDVRPTLANQMCQLEWTVTSIFSESEPVVEKALVLEEQAAPVEVAVHVEKPAPVEQKIVLRESSNHTAVRESSSWDEVPTMIWDLTENYTPLKVRASNDIIQK
- a CDS encoding cytochrome C assembly family protein, whose product is MADLTMTRLYEVMIVLYAISLVFYFTDYFYKQVRARRIAFWLVSFVWVIQSAIILLTFVETKRFPILSLYEGILFYSWLLVTLSIILHCIARVDLPVFIINILGFVFASIFTFMPKRPTGAVGETLISEMLFIHISFAILSYAAFTLTFVFAILYLVLYRLLKQKKWSYLWTRLPSLQQTSNWMNISFFVGIPMLFISLILGFEWALLTLESLSIFDAKIIGSFIILVLYCCILYVNRKGKLTGTNYAWVHIYAYLLVVVNFFLGSSLSRFHLWY
- a CDS encoding CoxG family protein, which translates into the protein MATGTHTVEVPVEIENVWDFVSNMEKWAKLVPGYSAHTMIDDKNSTWTFKGNVGVLKKTVEVEITILEWIAPSKVTFKLKGISDNFSGNGYFLAESIDAGNTKMTGFLEVTAGGLAGPVLNPIFKPIVPKATQMLTDRVANKIKMVNV
- the hemB gene encoding porphobilinogen synthase, with the translated sequence MTQLQFQRHRRLRSSAAMRSMVKETYLHKEDLIYPIFVIEGENIKKEVHSMPGVFQFSLDKLGAEIDEVVALGIPAVILFGLPAEKDAVGTGAFHDHGIVQEATRLIKTRHPKLLVIADTCLCEFTDHGHCGLIEGDQILNDPSLDVLARTAVSQVKAGADIIAPSNMMDGFVTAIRAGLDEAGFENVPIMSYAVKYASSYYGPFRDAADGAPQFGDRKSYQMDPSNRMEAFREAESDIAEGADFLIVKPALSYLDIIRDVKNNFPLPIVAYNVSGEYAMIKAAAINGWIEEKKVVLETLLGMKRAGSDLIITYHAKDVARWLEEK
- the hemC gene encoding hydroxymethylbilane synthase, encoding MRKIIVGSRRSKLALTQTNWFINELKAAGAPFEFEVKEIVTKGDQILDVQLSKVGGKGLFVKEIEQALYDKEIDFAVHSMKDMPAVLPEGLVIGCIPPREDARDAFISKGHIKFTDLPAGSVVGTSSLRRSAQLLTVRPDIEIKWIRGNVDTRLAKLETEEYDAIILAAAGLKRLGWSEDVVTEFLSVEDCLPAVAQGSLGIECREDDAELLAELAKLTDNATWQEAHAERAFLAAMDGGCQVPIAGYAKSNGEELTLTGLVAAPDASVIYKETVVGSKPEVIGKELADILTKQGAFDLIQRVKAEQDAK
- a CDS encoding uroporphyrinogen-III synthase, which codes for MQNSLPLKGKKIILTGTSKTSTIIDDIKALGGQAVITPLIETCELIDRNDDVHLEFARQFKWLIFTSQNAVDAFASKMKRFNLNARHFQGKIASIGTKTTEALEQLGFHVSFMPSVFSADVFVKEFPGVAGDNPTCLFIRGEKAKKTLKEGLPFELKEWTVYETIERHDQKQVIINCIRSHEDVTVVFASPSAVDVYAMDVASIIGWEATRVAAIGHITEAAILNHGASVDVMPSVYTMQAVIEELMKVEERT